A window of Parabacteroides sp. FAFU027 genomic DNA:
AAATGACAAAAAAGTTTATCAACATCATCAGAAAACACACACAAATCAAACCGGCAACTCATGTATTGGATTTTGGCTGCGGCACAGGGATGATTGGATTACACTTTGCACCTGAAGCTGAAAAAGTAAAAATGGTCGACACCTCACCCGCCATGCTCGAGGTTTTAATGACAAAGATCCAGGATGCCGGGCACCAAAACGTACACGTTTACCCTCATGACATTGAAAAGACGGAAGAGCATAACAATATTATCGTTTCGCTCATGACTCTTCATCACGTTGATAATCATATTGACATTCTTCGCAAATTCTATCAAAAACTTCATGAAGATGGCTTAGTAATCATCGGAGACCTGATGCCCGAGGATGGAAGTTTTCATTCACCGGAGATTGTTCCTCACAATGGTATCCATCCCAAAACGCTAAGCAGACTCTGTCAAAAAGTCGGTTTTGAAGTTGAATGGTGCTATAAGTTCCATTCTATTCACAAAAAAACAGAGCAGGGCTCTCTCAAATCATACGATATGTTTGTATTAGTAGCCCGGAAACCCAAATCAAGATAATCCATACAATTCATCTACAGCAAAATTCAAAAACCGGTTCATCGGATACAATAGCCTCATAATATCGGTTGTCCGTTGCAATGAATCAGGCTGGCAGAAAAACTCATCGGACAATGCAGTGTCCACACAATAATGTTTGGGCTTAAGCCATTCGCCATGAATAAAATCTTTTGGAAATGGGCGGGGAACTGATTTAAGTTTCTCGCCATACATTTCCTTATAATAAACCTCAAAATCAGGGTTCTTCACAATCTCCAGAAATTCTTCTATATTCTCAAAAACACTTTGACGAAGAGCCTTTAACACCTCTGGTTGTGGGCCATAGATCCCCCCGGCTATTCCACATTCACCCGGTTGCAAATGCAGATAATATCCACCTCTGGCGCTTTTGCGTCCGCCAGAAGCGATAAATGCTGCAAAATGAATCTTGTACGGCGTTTTATCCGGAGAAAAACGGGTATCCCTGTAAATTCTAAAAATAGCATCTTTCGCCTCTAATCCTTTAACTGACGGATCAAATTTAGTCACCTCATTAATCAGGCAATCGACGAACTTTGTAAAAACATCACGAGCCAATTCGAATTCATTCTTATTAGCAGCAAACCACTCTCGGTTATTATTCTTTTCAAGTCGTTTAAGGTAATCAAATATTATACTCAACTCCATAGTTAGTTATTGTTACAAAATTCTTATTTGAGCGAATATAACAAAGTTACTTCTTATTATGTTTCGGGAATAATAGTTATTGGAAAATAATAGAACCATTGGGTGATTTTATATCATCACCTTTTTACAGGGAAACAAACTCTGATTTTCTTTGTTATAATACCAAAGGCATACTACGATTTTAAACAAACATTTGATTAGTTTGAACTAAGACAGTTTTATTGACAGAGACAATCATCGTAGAGTTAAAACCTCAACCTAAGCTTTTGCCATTATATATCAACGAATTGTCATCGCAGCTATAAGAATTGCCCTGTTATTATTTGTAACTATAAACCGGCAATACATTTGCATGTAACTAAGCAACTAAAAAACATCCTTAATACTGAAATATTACATTCCTCATCTTATTATTATTCCTAAAACTTAAATAGACAATGAAACGCTCTACATTTACTATTTTGTCGGCAGTGGTATTGTCACTCGTGGCATCATCCGTTTTTGCTCAAAGAGCAATCCGGCAATCAGAAACATCATCCAAACCCAAATCCTTCTTCGAAGCCGGATTTTGGGATAATTGGTTTGTTAGTGCGACCGGTGGTGTTAACCACTATTTTGGGGAAGATGACAACTATAATCCTGACGGTTTTTTTGGGGCAATTACCCCAAATATCAAATTATCAGTAGGCAAATGGCTCCGCCCATCTTATGGCTTACGATTACAAACTGAAGGAATGTGGCTGAAAGGCTGGAATGACGGATTGAACTATGAAGGCGTTTACACATGGAATAAACTCATTAACGACGGCACGCAAGGTGTTGACCCTGTATTAAACCATAAACCGCCAAAAGACAAAGATGGTAAAGGTTATTATCAAAGAATGCGTTACATGGATCTGCATCTTGATTTCATGATCAATCTGATTAATTTATGGAAAGAATACGACATAAACAGACCTCTTGATGTATATTTATATGCCGGTGTCGGTTGGGGACACATGTTCAGATATAAAGGAATTCCAACTGACAATGAAATCATAGGTAAACTGGGAACAGTTCTGAACATTAAGCTTACGGACCGTTTAAGTGGAAATATAGAACTTCAGAACTCGCTTGTTAATGAAGCCTTTGACGGTCAGATTGGAGGACGAGGCATAACCAATCACAACCGCTCTTATGAAGGTTATGCAAGCTTAACAGCCGGTTTCTCTTATCGGCTACAGAATACATTCACAAAATACGATTATGTCGATCCTGAGGTTGTAAAAGAATTGAATGCGAAGGTAAATGACGCATTAGC
This region includes:
- a CDS encoding OmpA family protein codes for the protein MKRSTFTILSAVVLSLVASSVFAQRAIRQSETSSKPKSFFEAGFWDNWFVSATGGVNHYFGEDDNYNPDGFFGAITPNIKLSVGKWLRPSYGLRLQTEGMWLKGWNDGLNYEGVYTWNKLINDGTQGVDPVLNHKPPKDKDGKGYYQRMRYMDLHLDFMINLINLWKEYDINRPLDVYLYAGVGWGHMFRYKGIPTDNEIIGKLGTVLNIKLTDRLSGNIELQNSLVNEAFDGQIGGRGITNHNRSYEGYASLTAGFSYRLQNTFTKYDYVDPEVVKELNAKVNDALADNKRLQEKLDEFCPKDSCDKLRQQLQDALSKKCKDRLYVVIQYVIDKWNVRTSELYKLEEIVEFMKKHPEINISVTGYADVKTGNPAYNQKLSEKRANEVIRLLTTKFNVNKDRIKSKGLGDTVQPFKENERNRAVIAFDLDE
- a CDS encoding class I SAM-dependent DNA methyltransferase — translated: MVDQFATKATNWDNNSVRREMTKKFINIIRKHTQIKPATHVLDFGCGTGMIGLHFAPEAEKVKMVDTSPAMLEVLMTKIQDAGHQNVHVYPHDIEKTEEHNNIIVSLMTLHHVDNHIDILRKFYQKLHEDGLVIIGDLMPEDGSFHSPEIVPHNGIHPKTLSRLCQKVGFEVEWCYKFHSIHKKTEQGSLKSYDMFVLVARKPKSR
- a CDS encoding DUF2461 domain-containing protein; protein product: MELSIIFDYLKRLEKNNNREWFAANKNEFELARDVFTKFVDCLINEVTKFDPSVKGLEAKDAIFRIYRDTRFSPDKTPYKIHFAAFIASGGRKSARGGYYLHLQPGECGIAGGIYGPQPEVLKALRQSVFENIEEFLEIVKNPDFEVYYKEMYGEKLKSVPRPFPKDFIHGEWLKPKHYCVDTALSDEFFCQPDSLQRTTDIMRLLYPMNRFLNFAVDELYGLS